The following proteins come from a genomic window of Mariniflexile sp. TRM1-10:
- a CDS encoding sensor histidine kinase: MKQTQLTAELISTELLVTTVQELSLARDIDAVMKIVRTVARKLTGADGATFVLRDGDLCFYADEDAISPLWKGSRFPMETCISGWAMLNRQPAVIEDIYQDARIPVDAYRPTFVKSLVTVPIRTIDPIGAIGNYWAKHRKPTPQQVALLQALADITAVSIENIGVRDRLKEKLKERNKMLNQLKVQQEQLQEFTQIIAHNIRAPLSNLIILNDLMRQTEAIDDKMLYLEKQQPVIDFLHETFEELVSATQVKADFSVEKDHIELEKVTNKTLNLLQGEIVKANAHITQDFSKATTAYYPLKYIDSIIFNLLSNAVKYRSPDRDLQINIKSYKKSGWVYLEISDNGLGIDIQKHGNKLFKLHKTFHKHPEAKGFGLFITKTQIDAMGGHIKVKSKPEEGTKFTIKLSKEKTL; this comes from the coding sequence ATGAAACAAACACAACTTACCGCAGAATTAATAAGCACGGAGTTACTTGTAACTACTGTGCAGGAACTTTCCCTTGCTCGGGATATCGATGCGGTCATGAAGATTGTTCGTACTGTTGCTCGAAAACTGACTGGGGCTGATGGTGCGACCTTTGTACTAAGAGACGGTGACTTGTGCTTTTATGCTGACGAGGATGCTATCAGCCCTTTGTGGAAAGGCAGCCGTTTTCCTATGGAGACCTGTATTAGCGGTTGGGCCATGTTAAACAGGCAACCAGCTGTAATTGAAGACATCTACCAAGATGCTAGGATTCCAGTTGATGCCTACCGACCTACTTTTGTGAAAAGTCTTGTAACGGTACCCATTCGTACCATAGATCCTATTGGGGCTATTGGCAACTATTGGGCGAAGCACCGAAAGCCCACGCCCCAACAGGTTGCCTTGCTGCAAGCTCTTGCGGATATCACGGCAGTTTCAATAGAGAACATTGGGGTAAGGGATAGGCTTAAGGAAAAACTTAAAGAGCGCAACAAAATGCTAAACCAACTGAAGGTGCAACAAGAGCAACTTCAAGAGTTTACACAAATAATTGCCCATAACATACGTGCTCCTTTGTCTAACTTAATTATATTAAACGATTTGATGAGACAGACCGAAGCTATTGACGATAAAATGCTTTATCTTGAAAAACAGCAGCCAGTCATTGACTTCCTGCATGAAACTTTTGAAGAATTGGTTAGTGCCACACAGGTGAAAGCGGACTTTAGCGTTGAGAAAGACCATATAGAACTTGAAAAAGTGACAAACAAAACGCTCAATTTATTGCAGGGAGAAATAGTGAAAGCTAATGCCCATATAACCCAAGATTTTTCAAAAGCAACAACAGCCTACTACCCCTTAAAATATATAGATAGTATTATATTTAACCTATTAAGCAATGCCGTCAAGTACCGCTCACCGGACAGGGATTTGCAAATCAACATAAAGAGCTATAAAAAATCAGGGTGGGTATATCTTGAAATTAGTGACAATGGGCTTGGTATTGACATACAAAAGCACGGAAACAAATTATTCAAATTGCATAAAACATTTCATAAGCATCCTGAAGCCAAGGGTTTTGGACTATTCATCACTAAAACCCAAATAGATGCCATGGGGGGACATATAAAAGTAAAAAGCAAACCTGAAGAAGGGACAAAATTTACCATTAAACTATCAAAAGAAAAAACACTATGA
- a CDS encoding voltage-gated chloride channel family protein — translation MDKTKIKKFLFSFEQIPTLVYLFKWIFICLILGVIVGSISAFFLLSLEWATNWRESHLWIIALLPVGGFIIGLSYHLFGNSVVKGNNLLLEEFHSPKKIIPFRMAPLVLFGTILTHFFGGSAGREGTAVQIGGAIADRFTKVLKLSKRDRKIVLIAGISAGFASVFGTPLAGGIFALEVLILGRIRLDAIIPSFMAAILANYFCEIWNVSHTHYHISTVAEMTPINLLWSLLAGIIFGLVAMLFSKSTHFWSNLFKNNIKYPPFRPVIGGVILAIAIYFMGTTKYIGLGIPTIVDAFDVQLNSYDFLLKVLFTSFTLGAGFKGGEVTPLFYIGATLGNVLIWFIPLPMGLLAGMGFVAVFAGATNTPIACTVMGIELFGIESGVFIALACSTAYLFSGHSGVYSSQIIGSPKNSSYIREKGLPLSEIKNKRTRK, via the coding sequence ATGGACAAAACAAAAATCAAGAAGTTTTTATTCTCATTTGAACAAATCCCCACTTTAGTATATCTTTTTAAATGGATTTTTATCTGCCTGATATTAGGCGTCATTGTAGGAAGTATTTCTGCTTTTTTCCTATTAAGCTTAGAATGGGCAACAAATTGGAGAGAATCCCATTTATGGATAATAGCTTTATTACCCGTTGGTGGATTTATAATTGGTTTATCTTATCATTTGTTTGGAAATAGTGTTGTAAAGGGCAATAATTTATTACTGGAGGAATTCCATTCTCCCAAAAAAATAATTCCCTTTAGAATGGCTCCACTTGTTCTGTTTGGCACAATTTTAACCCATTTTTTCGGTGGTTCTGCGGGTCGTGAAGGAACAGCGGTGCAAATTGGCGGTGCAATTGCCGATAGGTTTACAAAGGTTCTCAAATTGTCAAAACGAGATAGGAAAATTGTTTTGATAGCAGGTATAAGCGCAGGTTTTGCATCCGTTTTTGGAACACCACTGGCAGGAGGGATTTTTGCATTGGAAGTGTTGATTTTGGGCAGGATAAGATTGGATGCTATCATTCCAAGTTTTATGGCTGCGATTCTTGCCAATTATTTTTGTGAAATTTGGAATGTTTCACATACCCATTACCATATTAGTACGGTTGCTGAAATGACACCAATAAATCTGTTGTGGTCCTTATTGGCAGGAATTATTTTTGGTCTTGTGGCAATGCTCTTTTCCAAATCAACCCATTTTTGGAGCAACCTTTTTAAAAACAACATTAAATACCCTCCATTTCGTCCTGTAATTGGCGGGGTCATTTTGGCTATTGCAATTTATTTTATGGGAACCACAAAATATATCGGGCTTGGAATACCTACCATTGTTGATGCATTTGACGTCCAGCTTAATTCTTACGATTTTCTTTTAAAAGTCCTGTTTACATCATTCACCCTTGGAGCCGGTTTTAAAGGAGGCGAGGTAACCCCCTTGTTTTATATAGGAGCAACTTTAGGGAATGTGTTGATCTGGTTTATTCCATTGCCCATGGGTTTGCTTGCAGGAATGGGATTTGTAGCGGTTTTTGCAGGAGCAACAAATACACCTATTGCTTGTACCGTCATGGGCATAGAACTTTTCGGAATAGAGTCAGGGGTTTTTATTGCGTTGGCCTGTTCCACAGCTTATTTGTTTTCTGGCCATTCAGGCGTTTATTCTTCACAAATCATCGGAAGTCCGAAAAACAGTTCATATATACGGGAGAAAGGTTTGCCCCTATCTGAAATTAAAAATAAAAGAACCCGAAAATAA
- a CDS encoding NAD(P)/FAD-dependent oxidoreductase, which produces MNIPQVNVPRVVIIGGGFAGINLAKALGNKPVQVVLIDKRNYHTFQPLLYQVSSAGLEPDSIAYPLRKIIKRYKNMYFRMTKVREIDADANEIHTDIGVIGYDYLVIATGTKTNYFGNKAIETYSMPMKKVPQALNIRSLILQNFEEAAITNDKATRKALLNFVIVGGGPTGVELAGAIAELKNHILPRDYRDLIAGDMQIYLLEGSSRVLPTMSEEASKKAARFLTKLGVLVHCNTFVKDYDGKKVTTNLSLQLESDTLIWAAGVTGDLVKGLKAEALMERANRYKVNDYNQVEGYANIFALGDIALMASEAYPNGHPQVAQPAIQQGQLLGKNIIKLIQGKPLKKFKYVDKGSMATVGRNKAVVDLKHYKFGGFFAWFVWMFVHLMALVGFRNRVVVFFNWTYNYINFDKAARLIIRPFNRLK; this is translated from the coding sequence ATGAATATCCCCCAAGTAAATGTTCCCAGAGTTGTAATAATTGGCGGTGGTTTTGCTGGTATTAATTTAGCAAAAGCATTAGGTAATAAACCAGTACAAGTTGTATTGATTGATAAGCGAAACTATCACACATTTCAACCTCTATTGTATCAAGTGTCGTCGGCAGGTTTAGAGCCGGATTCTATTGCGTATCCACTTCGAAAAATAATAAAGCGTTATAAAAACATGTATTTTCGAATGACAAAGGTGCGTGAAATTGATGCTGATGCTAATGAGATCCATACCGATATTGGTGTGATTGGCTACGATTATTTAGTAATTGCTACAGGAACTAAAACAAATTACTTTGGAAATAAGGCTATTGAAACCTATAGTATGCCTATGAAAAAAGTGCCTCAAGCATTAAATATACGAAGCTTGATTTTGCAGAATTTTGAAGAGGCGGCCATAACCAATGATAAAGCGACCCGGAAGGCCTTATTGAATTTTGTTATAGTAGGTGGTGGACCAACAGGGGTGGAGCTTGCAGGGGCTATAGCAGAACTTAAAAACCATATTTTACCCCGAGATTATAGAGATTTGATTGCGGGCGATATGCAGATTTATTTATTGGAAGGTAGTTCTAGAGTATTGCCAACAATGAGCGAAGAAGCTTCAAAAAAAGCGGCAAGATTTTTAACTAAATTAGGGGTTCTTGTGCATTGCAACACTTTTGTAAAAGATTACGATGGCAAAAAAGTAACCACAAATTTAAGTTTACAATTGGAGTCTGATACTTTAATTTGGGCAGCTGGCGTAACAGGGGATTTGGTTAAAGGATTGAAAGCTGAAGCTTTAATGGAACGTGCAAATCGATACAAAGTAAATGACTATAATCAGGTAGAAGGTTATGCCAATATTTTCGCCCTTGGAGACATCGCTTTAATGGCTTCGGAAGCGTACCCAAATGGACATCCTCAAGTGGCACAACCAGCCATTCAACAAGGGCAACTTTTGGGTAAAAATATTATTAAATTAATACAAGGAAAACCACTAAAAAAATTCAAATATGTTGATAAAGGATCGATGGCAACCGTGGGTAGAAATAAGGCGGTTGTAGATTTAAAACATTATAAATTTGGAGGCTTTTTTGCATGGTTTGTTTGGATGTTTGTACATCTTATGGCATTGGTTGGTTTTCGAAATAGAGTAGTGGTTTTCTTCAATTGGACTTATAATTATATCAATTTTGATAAGGCGGCACGACTTATTATACGTCCGTTTAATAGATTAAAGTAA
- a CDS encoding SRPBCC family protein, giving the protein MKNFNWTSYTKRIAVKSTLSNIYDAWTKGSELERWFLKKVVFYKPDNSLYEPDKNVVENIQYTWYWYLYDEPMKGKITNVNGKNYIQFTFEGDCLVDVNLEEVDGYIVVTLKHHNIPLDDNSKQYVRLGCSNGWTFYLANLKSIFEGGIDLRNKNEKFPPMINN; this is encoded by the coding sequence ATGAAAAATTTTAATTGGACTTCATATACGAAGCGAATAGCCGTTAAGTCTACTTTGTCCAATATTTATGATGCTTGGACAAAAGGGTCAGAACTAGAACGATGGTTCTTGAAGAAAGTTGTTTTTTACAAACCAGACAATTCTTTATATGAGCCAGACAAGAATGTTGTTGAAAATATTCAATATACGTGGTATTGGTATTTGTATGATGAACCCATGAAAGGGAAGATAACAAATGTCAACGGTAAGAATTATATCCAATTTACTTTTGAAGGTGATTGTTTAGTGGATGTAAATCTTGAAGAAGTTGACGGATATATTGTTGTCACGCTAAAGCACCATAACATTCCATTAGATGATAATTCCAAACAGTATGTGCGGCTTGGTTGCTCAAACGGTTGGACTTTTTATTTAGCAAACTTAAAGTCCATATTTGAAGGTGGAATAGATTTAAGAAATAAGAATGAAAAGTTTCCCCCAATGATTAATAACTAG
- a CDS encoding response regulator, protein MNQVQNICLVDDDDVFHFITKKVIERTDLVKNIKVFYNGREAIHFLESSLSLMEALPDVILLDLNMPVMDGWEFLEEFISLKPKLEKKIPIYIVSSSNDPADIMKAKSISEVTDFIIKPVTEAKFVEMIQGL, encoded by the coding sequence ATGAACCAAGTACAAAATATATGCCTCGTGGACGATGATGATGTCTTCCATTTTATTACCAAAAAAGTAATAGAAAGAACCGATCTTGTGAAAAATATAAAGGTTTTCTATAATGGACGGGAAGCAATACACTTTTTGGAGTCATCTCTGTCCTTGATGGAAGCGTTGCCAGATGTCATATTACTTGACCTCAATATGCCCGTTATGGATGGTTGGGAGTTTCTTGAAGAATTCATTTCCCTAAAACCTAAATTAGAAAAGAAGATCCCCATCTACATCGTTTCTTCATCAAACGACCCTGCGGACATTATGAAGGCAAAATCAATAAGCGAAGTAACAGATTTTATTATCAAGCCGGTAACAGAAGCCAAATTTGTTGAAATGATTCAAGGTTTATAA
- a CDS encoding RNA polymerase sigma factor, with protein sequence MNKELEHSFVELLETHQNIIHKVCRLYTNGYDAHNDLFQEITIQLWKAYPKFRGDAKFSTWMYRVGLNTAITLYRKSKRSINTQDFEGVEFKITAEAYDDTEEEQLKVLYKAVHQLNDIEKALVFLYLEDKDYREISETMGISEVNARVKMNRIKTKLRTILNP encoded by the coding sequence TTGAATAAAGAACTAGAACATAGTTTTGTTGAATTGCTAGAAACGCATCAAAACATCATACACAAGGTATGCCGTTTATACACCAATGGTTATGATGCGCATAATGATTTATTCCAAGAAATAACCATCCAACTTTGGAAAGCCTATCCAAAGTTTCGTGGGGATGCCAAGTTTAGTACCTGGATGTATCGTGTGGGCTTAAACACTGCCATTACGCTTTACAGAAAATCGAAACGCAGTATAAACACGCAAGATTTTGAAGGTGTAGAATTTAAAATAACCGCTGAAGCATATGATGACACCGAAGAAGAACAACTTAAAGTATTATACAAAGCCGTCCATCAACTGAACGATATCGAAAAAGCCCTTGTATTTCTATATTTAGAAGACAAAGATTATAGAGAAATTAGCGAGACCATGGGTATTAGTGAAGTGAATGCCAGAGTGAAAATGAACCGAATTAAAACAAAACTTAGAACCATTTTAAATCCGTAA
- a CDS encoding ice-binding family protein — MKIRNILSFVVMASVILFTSCDNKDDNDTPPVTVNETYPTNNTAGVSRNAVISATFSEPMDASTITTSSFIVKQGTTDVSGSVNYSGNVATFTPSNNLSAGEIYTATITEDVKNLAGKAIAADMVWNFTTGGTLTTLDAVNLGASANYVILAKTAINNSSTSTIIGDLGLSPAATSYVTGLALTNATGYATSAQITGKVYAADMADPTPVNLTTAVENMITAYNDAAGRPSPDFIELATGNIGGKTLSPGLYKWTSSVTIPSSITISGTASDVWIFQIAGDLNMSAGINMTLEGGAQAKNIFWQVAGEATFGTTSHFEGNLLSMTGITLQTGATMTGRALAQTAVILDGSSVTKPQ; from the coding sequence ATGAAAATTAGAAACATTTTATCATTCGTAGTAATGGCCTCAGTTATCTTATTCACTAGTTGTGATAATAAAGATGATAATGATACACCGCCTGTCACAGTTAATGAAACTTATCCTACTAATAATACAGCGGGTGTTTCACGTAATGCAGTTATTTCAGCAACATTCAGTGAGCCAATGGATGCGTCAACAATAACGACTTCCAGTTTTATCGTAAAACAGGGAACAACGGATGTTTCTGGATCAGTTAACTATTCTGGAAATGTGGCAACCTTTACACCATCAAATAATTTATCTGCAGGTGAAATCTATACAGCCACTATAACAGAAGACGTAAAAAACCTTGCAGGTAAAGCTATTGCTGCCGATATGGTTTGGAATTTTACAACTGGAGGTACTTTAACCACTCTTGACGCAGTAAATCTTGGTGCATCGGCAAATTATGTTATTTTGGCCAAAACGGCTATCAATAATTCTTCAACCTCAACCATTATTGGTGATTTGGGGTTAAGCCCTGCTGCAACATCTTATGTCACTGGATTGGCATTAACCAATGCCACAGGATATGCGACATCGGCACAAATTACAGGAAAAGTATATGCGGCTGACATGGCTGACCCTACCCCAGTTAATTTGACTACAGCGGTTGAAAATATGATTACGGCCTATAACGATGCAGCGGGTAGACCTTCACCAGATTTTATTGAATTGGCTACAGGAAACATTGGTGGAAAAACACTTTCGCCAGGTCTTTACAAATGGACAAGTTCGGTGACCATACCTTCATCAATCACTATTTCCGGTACAGCAAGTGATGTTTGGATCTTTCAGATTGCAGGTGACCTTAACATGAGTGCAGGTATTAATATGACCTTAGAAGGAGGTGCTCAAGCTAAAAATATTTTCTGGCAAGTAGCCGGTGAAGCAACTTTTGGAACCACATCACACTTTGAAGGCAATTTACTTTCTATGACAGGAATTACATTACAAACGGGAGCAACCATGACTGGAAGAGCCCTTGCGCAAACTGCGGTTATCCTTGACGGAAGTTCTGTTACGAAACCACAATAA
- a CDS encoding type IA DNA topoisomerase — MKVCIAEKPSVAREIASVLGANTKRDGYYEGNGYAVTYTFGHLCTLKEPNDYKPYWKSWDLNNLPMLPEKFETKVVSNSGIQKQFKIVKSLFDKAEVVINCGDAGQEGELIQRWVMNEANYKGEVKRLWISSLTTEAIKEGFENLKPSANYDNLYYAGFSRAIGDWLLGMNATRLYTVKHGGYKQVLSIGRVQTPTLAMVVNRFKEIENFKPQPYWELQTMYRETLFSYEEGRFLKKEDGELLAHKVKESDFEIVSIEKKKGNEYAPKLFDLTGLQVYCNTKFGFSADETLKIAQTLYEQKVVTYPRVDTTFLPNDIYPKVTGILQKLTNYASLTQPLLGKKIKKSPKVFNDKKVTDHHAIIPTGMQSNLQYNQQQVYDIIVKRFIAVFYDDCSVSNTTVIGKAAEVSFKTTGKEILEKGWRVVFEDSNAKEKEPDILPTFVKGEKGPHEPSFLEKETKPPNQFTEASLLRAMETAGKEVDDDELRDLMKENGIGRPSTRANIIETLFKRKYIVRNKKQVLPTQTGIQLIDTIQNDLLKSAELTGTWEKQLKDIEKGEFTAGAFINNMKRMVDALVYEVRSETTRANISHAATVKKHKATSGNKKVAGILAEVCPKCKKATIIKGKLAYGCGNYKAGCDFVLPFTFADKKISEKQYIRLLQKGSTVNLKDFKISTGTVEGLLRFDENFKLKFEPKKAPKKAEAAPDELTCPKCKKGTVIKGNAAYGCSDYKSGCDFKVTFDRVREKINGQKPTKELVYSILNGTV, encoded by the coding sequence GTGAAAGTCTGTATTGCCGAAAAACCAAGTGTAGCCCGCGAAATCGCCTCCGTTTTGGGTGCCAATACCAAACGGGATGGGTATTACGAGGGCAATGGCTATGCAGTAACGTATACCTTTGGGCATTTATGCACCTTAAAAGAACCGAACGATTATAAACCCTATTGGAAAAGTTGGGATTTAAATAACCTACCCATGCTTCCCGAAAAGTTTGAAACCAAAGTGGTGTCGAATTCAGGTATCCAAAAGCAGTTTAAAATCGTTAAAAGTTTATTTGATAAAGCCGAAGTGGTTATCAATTGCGGGGATGCGGGACAAGAAGGCGAGCTTATCCAGCGTTGGGTCATGAATGAGGCCAATTACAAAGGCGAAGTAAAACGCTTATGGATTTCATCATTAACCACCGAAGCCATAAAAGAAGGTTTTGAAAACTTAAAACCATCGGCAAACTACGATAATTTATACTATGCGGGCTTTTCCAGAGCCATCGGTGACTGGTTATTGGGTATGAATGCTACGCGTTTATACACCGTAAAACATGGAGGGTACAAACAAGTATTGTCTATTGGGCGTGTACAAACACCAACGTTGGCCATGGTGGTGAATCGTTTTAAAGAAATAGAAAACTTTAAGCCACAACCGTATTGGGAATTACAGACCATGTATCGTGAAACGCTTTTTAGCTATGAAGAAGGGCGTTTTTTAAAAAAGGAAGATGGTGAACTATTAGCCCATAAAGTAAAAGAAAGCGATTTTGAAATTGTATCTATTGAAAAAAAGAAAGGGAATGAATACGCACCCAAACTATTCGATTTAACAGGCTTGCAGGTATATTGTAATACTAAGTTTGGATTTTCAGCAGATGAAACGCTTAAAATAGCACAAACCTTATACGAACAAAAAGTAGTAACCTATCCCAGAGTAGATACCACCTTTTTACCCAATGATATTTACCCAAAAGTAACGGGCATTTTGCAAAAGTTGACCAATTACGCCTCCTTAACACAGCCACTTTTAGGAAAAAAGATAAAAAAATCCCCTAAGGTATTTAATGATAAAAAAGTCACCGATCACCATGCCATCATCCCCACAGGCATGCAAAGCAACTTGCAATATAACCAGCAGCAGGTATATGATATTATTGTAAAGCGTTTTATTGCGGTGTTTTATGATGATTGTTCGGTATCGAATACCACCGTGATAGGGAAAGCCGCTGAGGTCTCGTTTAAAACCACGGGAAAGGAAATTTTGGAAAAAGGTTGGCGTGTGGTATTTGAAGATTCCAATGCTAAAGAAAAAGAACCGGATATATTACCAACCTTTGTAAAAGGCGAAAAAGGGCCGCACGAACCCTCATTTCTAGAAAAGGAAACCAAGCCACCCAATCAGTTTACCGAAGCCTCGTTACTACGTGCTATGGAAACTGCAGGGAAAGAGGTGGACGATGATGAGTTACGCGATTTAATGAAAGAAAATGGTATTGGGCGTCCATCAACACGGGCCAATATTATTGAAACGCTTTTTAAACGCAAATACATCGTTAGAAACAAAAAACAGGTATTGCCAACCCAAACGGGTATCCAATTAATTGATACGATTCAAAATGATTTATTAAAATCGGCAGAACTAACAGGTACCTGGGAAAAGCAATTAAAAGATATTGAAAAAGGCGAATTTACTGCCGGTGCGTTTATAAACAACATGAAACGTATGGTTGACGCCTTGGTGTATGAGGTACGTAGCGAAACGACTCGCGCTAATATATCGCATGCGGCAACCGTGAAAAAACATAAAGCGACATCAGGGAATAAGAAAGTGGCGGGTATTTTGGCTGAGGTTTGCCCAAAATGTAAAAAAGCAACCATTATAAAAGGAAAATTGGCTTATGGTTGTGGTAATTATAAAGCAGGTTGCGATTTTGTATTGCCATTTACATTTGCCGATAAAAAAATATCGGAGAAGCAATATATAAGGTTGCTTCAAAAGGGCTCTACAGTCAATTTAAAAGACTTTAAGATAAGTACGGGTACCGTAGAGGGCTTATTGCGTTTTGATGAAAATTTCAAGCTTAAATTTGAACCTAAAAAAGCACCAAAGAAAGCGGAAGCAGCACCAGATGAGCTCACCTGCCCGAAATGTAAAAAAGGGACGGTTATTAAAGGAAATGCCGCTTATGGTTGTAGCGATTATAAATCGGGTTGCGATTTTAAAGTCACTTTTGATAGGGTTCGGGAAAAAATAAACGGACAAAAACCAACCAAAGAACTGGTTTATAGTATTTTGAATGGGACTGTCTAA
- a CDS encoding pseudouridine synthase, whose translation MGLSKSEHRHFIIYKPYGFLSQFASNDSKQQSKKFLGLLHDFPEGIMPIGRLDEKSEGLLLLTTDGKMSDFVNSQKVDKEYYAQVNGDITLEAIEKLSNGVEIGFNGKKYQTKPCKVFRLDAIPELPVRSQKIRDDRHGPTSWVSLTLNEGKFRQVRKMTSAVGFPTLRLVRVRVGNIHLNNMQVGDVVEILGFD comes from the coding sequence ATGGGACTGTCTAAAAGCGAACATCGTCATTTTATAATTTATAAACCTTATGGTTTTTTAAGTCAGTTTGCGAGTAACGATAGCAAACAGCAATCTAAAAAGTTCTTGGGGTTATTGCATGATTTTCCAGAAGGCATTATGCCCATTGGTAGGTTGGATGAAAAATCGGAAGGTTTGCTATTGCTTACAACCGATGGGAAAATGAGTGATTTTGTGAACAGCCAAAAAGTAGATAAAGAATATTACGCCCAAGTAAATGGTGATATCACACTTGAAGCAATTGAAAAACTATCGAACGGGGTGGAGATTGGTTTTAATGGCAAGAAATACCAAACGAAACCTTGTAAAGTTTTTAGGTTGGATGCTATTCCGGAATTACCGGTACGCTCTCAAAAAATTAGGGATGACAGACATGGGCCAACGTCATGGGTATCGTTAACTTTAAATGAAGGTAAGTTTAGGCAAGTGCGAAAAATGACCTCGGCAGTAGGGTTTCCAACCTTGCGGTTAGTGCGGGTTCGGGTAGGCAATATTCACTTAAATAACATGCAGGTTGGTGATGTGGTTGAGATTCTTGGGTTTGATTGA